In Prunus dulcis chromosome 2, ALMONDv2, whole genome shotgun sequence, a single genomic region encodes these proteins:
- the LOC117617100 gene encoding homeobox-leucine zipper protein ATHB-12-like has protein sequence MMLDQIEYSSPTAEDDHEGFSCMSSLEAAGSVKRKNSKNKKRFSDEQIRSLESLFESESRLEPRKKMQLAKELGLQPRQVAIWFQNKRARWKSKQLERDYSILRANYNNLASKFEALKKEKQALVIQLQKLNDLMRERPEEERQSCGESDNGDAARSESDQVKLNHLSLEKSEQGGRGVLSDDDSSIKAEYFGLEDEPNLVSLVESADGSLTSTEDWGRLNSEGFFDESISSDYQWWDFWS, from the exons ATGATGTTAGACCAAATTGAATATTCTAGCCCCACAGCAGAAGATGATCATGAGGGTTTTAGCTGCATGAGCTCACTTGAAGCTGCTGGCAGTGTGAAGAGGAAGAACagcaaaaacaagaagagaTTCAGTGATGAACAGATTAGATCATTGGAGTCTTTATTTGAGTCTGAGTCAAGGCTTGAGCCAAGGAAGAAGATGCAATTGGCCAAGGAGCTGGGTTTGCAGCCAAGACAGGTTGCAATTTGGTTTCAGAACAAGAGAGCTAGGTGGAAGTCCAAGCAGCTTGAAAGAGACTACAGCATACTCAGAGCCAATTACAACAACTTGGCATCAAAGTTTGaagctttgaagaaagaaaagcagGCCTTGGTTATTCAG TTGCAGAAGCTGAATGATCTGATGAGGGAAAGGCCAGAGGAGGAGAGGCAGAGCTGTGGTGAATCAGACAATGGAGATGCAGCTAGGTCTGAATCTGATCAGGTAAAGCTTAATCATCTGTCACTTGAAAAATCAGAGCAAGGAGGTCGTGGGGTTTTGTCAGATGATGACAGCAGCATAAAGGCAGAGTATTTTGGTCTTGAAGATGAACCAAACCTTGTGAGCTTGGTTGAATCTGCAGATGGGTCCTTGACATCAACTGAGGACTGGGGTAGATTGAATTCTGAGGGTTTCTTTGATGAGTCAATTAGCAGTGATTATCAGTGGTGGGACTTCTGGTcttga
- the LOC117617101 gene encoding auxin-responsive protein SAUR32: MGSGEKSLRNFHLHLPHLHLHHHHHSHHGGKKQGIRDVPKGCLAIKVGQGEEQQRFVVPVIYFNHPLFIQLLKEAEEEYGFDQKGTITIPCHVEEFRYVQGMIDREKSLHHPHHHHHHHVVGCFRV, translated from the coding sequence ATGGGCAGTGGAGAGAAGAGCCTAAGAAATTTCCATCTGCACCTGCCTCACCTTCACCTTCACCATCATCACCATAGTCATCATGGTGGGAAGAAACAAGGGATCAGAGATGTTCCAAAAGGGTGCTTGGCAATCAAGGTGGGCCAGGGTGAAGAGCAGCAGAGATTTGTGGTGCCTGTGATTTACTTCAATCACCCACTGTTCATTCAGCTCTTGAAGGAGGCTGAGGAAGAGTATGGCTTTGATCAGAAGGGCACCATCACCATCCCTTGCCACGTGGAGGAGTTTAGGTACGTCCAAGGAATGATTGACAGGGAGAAGTCCCTCCACCaccctcaccaccaccaccaccatcatgTTGTTGGGTGCTTTAGGGTTTGA
- the LOC117617099 gene encoding uncharacterized membrane protein At1g16860-like isoform X1, giving the protein MNDLSNAALRDHQSSAFKPIPSLVLYILAPIFFLGLSVSIFILIVVRNALFFVSFLVLSALVFAFVVWNKRHWAKKAAFFLFLDSLPESDLRLAQHGQLVKITGIASCESLSLESSYEKATGCIYASTLLYEYRGLTRQPVNINRSCFQWHLAYCERFSTDFYLTDQKSGLRANVKAGSGCKVIPLVVESKLVNTKRCRLLSPHLRKWLSERNLSSESRLLRLEEGYVQEGSSVTVFGMLHRNNEITTIVQPPEVISTGCLWRKLLLPVDIDGLILRVSHLAQHSANPNSIQ; this is encoded by the exons ATGAACGACCTCTCAAATGCAGCTCTGAGAGACCACCAAAGCAGCGCCTTCAAGCCCATACCTTCTCTGGTCCTCTACATTCTTgcacccatcttcttcttgggCCTCTCGGTCTCCATCTTCATCCTCATTGTGGTCCGCAACGCCCTCTTCTTCGTCTCCTTCCTCGTGCTCTCTGCTCTTGTTTTTGCTTTCGTTGTCTGGAACAAGCGTCACTGGGCGAAGAAAGCTGCATTCTTTTTGTTCCTCGACTCTCTTCCTGAGTCTGACCTTCGTCTCGCTCAGCACGGGCAGCTTGTTAAGATCACTGGG ATTGCTTCATGTGAGAGTCTCTCCCTGGAATCTTCATATGAAAAGGCTACTGGATGTATCTATGCGTCTACTCTTTTATATGAATATAGGGGATTAACTCGACAGCCAGTGAATATCAATAGATCATGCTTCCAGTGGCATTTAGCATATTGTGAG AGATTCTCCACAGACTTTTACTTAACCGATCAGAAGTCTGGTCTTAGAGCTAATGTCAAAGCTGGTTCTGGTTGTAAAGTTATTCCACTGGTCGTTGAGAGCAAACTTGTCAACACTAAAAGATGTAGACTCCTCTCCCCTCACTTGAGGAAATGGTTAAGTGAGAGAAATCTCTCGTCTGAATCCCGTCTACTACGTCTGGAGGAAGG GTATGTACAAGAAGGCAGCTCTGTGACAGTATTTGGAATGTTGCATAGAAACAATGAGATAACTACGATTGTTCAACCACCAGAAGTAATCTCCACTGGGTGTCTATGGCGAAAACTGCTTCTCCCAGTCGACATTGATGGGCTGATCCTAAGGGTCTCTCATCTGGCTCAGCATTCTGCCAACCCAAATTCTATACAATAG
- the LOC117617099 gene encoding uncharacterized membrane protein At1g16860-like isoform X2, which yields MNDLSNAALRDHQSSAFKPIPSLVLYILAPIFFLGLSVSIFILIVVRNALFFVSFLVLSALVFAFVVWNKRHWAKKAAFFLFLDSLPESDLRLAQHGQLVKITGIASCESLSLESSYEKATGCIYASTLLYEYRGLTRQPVNINRSCFQWHLAYCERFSTDFYLTDQKSGLRANVKAGSGCKVIPLVVESKLVNTKRCRLLSPHLRKWLSERNLSSESRLLRLEEGFA from the exons ATGAACGACCTCTCAAATGCAGCTCTGAGAGACCACCAAAGCAGCGCCTTCAAGCCCATACCTTCTCTGGTCCTCTACATTCTTgcacccatcttcttcttgggCCTCTCGGTCTCCATCTTCATCCTCATTGTGGTCCGCAACGCCCTCTTCTTCGTCTCCTTCCTCGTGCTCTCTGCTCTTGTTTTTGCTTTCGTTGTCTGGAACAAGCGTCACTGGGCGAAGAAAGCTGCATTCTTTTTGTTCCTCGACTCTCTTCCTGAGTCTGACCTTCGTCTCGCTCAGCACGGGCAGCTTGTTAAGATCACTGGG ATTGCTTCATGTGAGAGTCTCTCCCTGGAATCTTCATATGAAAAGGCTACTGGATGTATCTATGCGTCTACTCTTTTATATGAATATAGGGGATTAACTCGACAGCCAGTGAATATCAATAGATCATGCTTCCAGTGGCATTTAGCATATTGTGAG AGATTCTCCACAGACTTTTACTTAACCGATCAGAAGTCTGGTCTTAGAGCTAATGTCAAAGCTGGTTCTGGTTGTAAAGTTATTCCACTGGTCGTTGAGAGCAAACTTGTCAACACTAAAAGATGTAGACTCCTCTCCCCTCACTTGAGGAAATGGTTAAGTGAGAGAAATCTCTCGTCTGAATCCCGTCTACTACGTCTGGAGGAAGG ATTTGCATGA